In the genome of Chrysemys picta bellii isolate R12L10 chromosome 19, ASM1138683v2, whole genome shotgun sequence, one region contains:
- the ASL gene encoding argininosuccinate lyase, producing the protein MASEGDKLWGGRFVGGTDPIMETLNSSMTYDQRLSEVDIRGSMAYAKALEKSGILTKGDLEKILSGLEKISEEWSRGAFVVIKSDEDIHTANERRLKELIGDVAGKVHTGRSRNDQVVTDLRLYMRNSCSVLSAHLLQFIKTLVERAAAETDVIFPGYTHLQRAQPIRWSHFLLSHAVAFTRDSERLGEVKRRINVLPLGSGAVAGNPLGIDREFLRKELDFASISLNSMDATSERDFVVEFLFFASLLMIHLSKMAEDLIIYSTKEFGFVTLSDAYSTGSSLMPQKKNPDSLELIRSKAGRVFGRCSGMMMILKGLPSTYNKDLQEDKEAVFDVIDTLSSVLQVATGVISTLQIHKENMEKALSPDMLATDLALYLVRKGMPFRQAHAASGKAVHLAETKGIAINQLTVEDMKSISPLFGTDVSQVWDYANSVEQYTTPGGTSKSSVTAQIEQLRELLRRQKDLF; encoded by the exons ATGGCATCTGAG GGGGATAAACTTTGGGGAGGAAGATTCGTAGGAGGCACTGATCCCATCATGGAGACTCTCAACTCTTCCATGACTTATGACCAGCGGTTGTCGGAAGTTGACATCCGAGGGAGCATGGCTTATGCCAAGGCTTTGGAGAAGTCTGGGATTCTAACCAAGGGTGATTTGGAGAAGATTCTGAGTGGATTAGAAAAG ATTTCTGAAGAATGGTCCAGGGGAGCCTTTGTGGTGATCAAAAGCGATGAGGATATCCACACTGCCAACGAACGCAGACTAAAG GAGCTGATTGGGGATGTAGCTGGGAAGGTGCACACCGGACGAAGCCGGAATGATCAA GTTGTGACTGACCTCAGACTCTATATGCGAAATTCCTGCTCTGTCCTATCTGCTCACCTGTTGCAGTTTATCAAGACTCTGGTGGAACGGGCTGCTGC AGAAACTGATGTGATCTTTCCTGGCTACACTCATCTGCAAAGAGCTCAGCCAATCCGGTGGAGCCACTTTTTACTCAG tcaTGCAGTTGCATTCACCCGTGATTCTGAGCGTCTGGGAGAAGTGAAGAGAAGAATCAATGTTTTGCCCTTGGGAAG CGGTGCTGTAGCTGGCAACCCACTGGGTATCGATCGAGAGTTTCTGCGTAAAG aACTTGACTTTGCTTCCATCAGCCTGAACAGCATGGATGCAACGAGTGAGCGAGACTTCGTGG TGGAGTTTCTCTTCTTTGCCTCCTTGTTAATGATTCACCTAAGCAAGATGGCTGAAGATCTCATCATCTATAGTACAAAGGAATTTGGCTTTGTGACTCTGTCTGATGCCTACAG CACAGGGAGTAGCTTGATGCCTCAGAAGAAGAATCCAGACAGTCTGGAGCTGATCCGCAGCAAGGCTGGACGTGTGTTTGGAAGG TGTTCTGGAATGATGATGATTCTCAAAGGACTCCCAAGCACCTACAACAAGGACTTGCAG GAAGACAAGGAGGCCGTGTTTGACGTTATCGATACTTTGAGTTCTGTGCTACAGGTGGCAACTGGAGTCATTTCCACTCTCCAG ATCCATAAGGAGAACATGGAGAAAGCCTTGAGTCCTGACATGCTGGCTACAGACTTGGCCCTCTACTTGGTTCGTAAAGGA ATGCCATTCAGACAAGCCCATGCTGCGTCTGGGAAGGCTGTCCACCTAGCGGAGACAAAGGGCATCGCCATTAATCAGCTCACTGTGGAGGACATGAAGAGCATTAG ccccctgtttGGAACTGACGTGTCTCAAGTGTGGGACTATGCCAACAGCGTGGAGCAGTACACCACGCCAGGGGGCACGTCCAAGAGCAGCGTGACAGCGCAGATCGAGCAGCTGAGGGAGCTTCTGAGGAGACAGAAGGATCTGTTTTGA